In Hyphomicrobiales bacterium, a single genomic region encodes these proteins:
- a CDS encoding indolepyruvate ferredoxin oxidoreductase, translated as MTIVPREISLDDKYVRTEGSVYLTGIQALVRLVLDRGRLDRAARLKTGGMISGYRGSPLGGFDQELMRAGGHLSYHDIVFQPGVNEELGAHVVWGSQKLDLKEGDSDFDGVFGVWYGKAPGVDRAGDALKQANASGTARHGGVLALAGDDHLAKSSILPAQSEFAFRDAEIPVLNPADLQEVIDYGLHGFELSRFSGLWTGLICLADTMDSSGIVSVDPNRLQFYRPVNSDPRAMGELNRPLLLANRLETEHLLREVRLPAAQAYVRANRLDHVAFGAKRARIGIIASGKAYRDIRQALALLGIDEERAEALGIGIYKVAMPWPLEPLGIGAFTRGVEKLLIVEHKRALIEPQVKAQLYHHPAGERPAIWGKTTPEGAPFLPDVLELSIAEMVRALSTVLPDIAKDAAMRAVADRLEEQLRYAESHGCDAGRSPYFCSGCPHSTSTKVPDGSRAMPGIGCHAMTEISGRTTEGQVAMGGEGVPWVGQAPFSKTKHMFVDLGDGTYFHSGLLAIRQAVAAKVPVTYKILYNDAVAMTGGQAVDGTLTVPQLTRQLEAEGVRRIVLVSDNPDTYRGRQDLAAGVPIHHRDELISVEEELAAYPGVSVLIFDQVCAAEKRRRRKKGQMDDPALRLVINERVCEDCGDCSVQSNCLSVEPLATDFGTKRTINQSSCNKDFSCVKGFCPSFAWVEGGTVKKADGAALDIDALKAALPLPTMAALDRPLNLLIAGIGGMGVTTTAAVLAMAAHVDGLNATTLDMTGLAQKGGPVTSHVRFAAKDMAIDGPRVPTASLDVLLASDMLVAAGSDTLSLIDHDRTVTLGNGRVAPTAEFVLKQTQSFEAAKLAAILREASARTEIADLAGIAEKLLGDAIFTNMLAVGMAFQHGLLPMSVEAMETAIRLNGAAVAANLKAFHAGRVLAAAPDKITGLLPAEKIAKAMDLDERIAFLAEELGAYQNAAYAARYAALVERVRVADAAQGSSMRLTGLVAESLYRLMAVKDEYEVARLYAAPAYREAVAAQFEDGARLKVVIAPPFVSATDPATGRPKKRAFGPWMLKAFGLLAKFKGLRGSVLDPFSRQAERKAERALLARYEADIEMIFSQLGTTSYGLLCEIARVPELVRGYGPVKMANMESADKRRAMLLGQLAMADLPGPAEVATPARRARLEAVERITEAAE; from the coding sequence ATGACCATTGTTCCGCGCGAGATTTCGCTCGATGACAAATATGTCCGCACCGAAGGCTCGGTCTATCTGACCGGCATACAGGCGCTGGTGCGTCTGGTGCTCGATCGCGGCCGGCTCGACCGGGCGGCGAGGTTGAAGACCGGCGGCATGATTTCCGGCTATCGCGGGTCGCCGCTCGGCGGTTTCGATCAGGAACTGATGCGGGCGGGCGGTCATCTCTCCTATCACGACATCGTCTTCCAGCCGGGCGTCAACGAGGAACTCGGCGCCCATGTGGTGTGGGGCTCGCAGAAGCTCGACCTGAAGGAAGGCGACAGCGATTTCGATGGCGTCTTCGGTGTCTGGTACGGCAAGGCGCCGGGTGTCGACCGGGCTGGCGACGCGCTTAAACAGGCGAATGCCAGCGGCACCGCGCGCCATGGCGGCGTTCTGGCGCTGGCTGGCGACGATCATCTGGCGAAATCCTCGATCCTGCCGGCGCAGAGCGAGTTCGCCTTCCGCGATGCCGAGATCCCGGTGCTCAATCCGGCCGATCTGCAGGAAGTCATCGACTATGGCCTGCACGGCTTCGAGCTGTCGCGCTTCTCCGGCCTGTGGACCGGCTTGATCTGCCTTGCCGACACGATGGATTCCTCCGGCATCGTTTCGGTCGATCCGAACCGGCTGCAATTCTACCGCCCGGTCAATTCGGACCCGCGCGCGATGGGCGAACTGAACCGGCCGCTGCTTCTCGCCAACCGGCTGGAGACCGAGCACCTCTTGCGCGAAGTTCGCCTGCCGGCTGCGCAGGCCTATGTGCGCGCCAACCGGCTCGACCATGTGGCCTTCGGCGCCAAGCGGGCGCGTATCGGCATCATTGCCTCGGGCAAGGCCTATCGCGATATCCGCCAGGCGCTGGCGCTGCTCGGCATCGACGAGGAGCGGGCCGAGGCGCTCGGCATCGGCATCTACAAGGTGGCCATGCCCTGGCCGCTTGAGCCGCTCGGCATCGGCGCGTTCACGCGCGGCGTCGAGAAGCTCTTGATCGTCGAACACAAGCGGGCGCTGATCGAACCGCAAGTGAAGGCGCAGCTCTACCACCATCCGGCCGGCGAACGGCCAGCGATCTGGGGCAAGACGACGCCGGAGGGCGCGCCGTTCCTGCCCGACGTGCTCGAACTTTCGATTGCCGAAATGGTACGCGCGCTCAGCACCGTTCTGCCCGACATCGCCAAGGACGCGGCGATGCGCGCCGTTGCCGACCGGCTCGAGGAACAACTCCGCTATGCCGAGAGCCATGGCTGCGACGCCGGCCGCTCACCCTATTTCTGCTCCGGCTGTCCGCATTCGACCTCGACCAAGGTGCCGGACGGCAGCCGCGCCATGCCCGGCATCGGCTGTCACGCGATGACGGAAATTTCCGGCCGCACCACCGAGGGGCAGGTGGCGATGGGCGGCGAGGGCGTGCCGTGGGTCGGTCAGGCGCCGTTCTCCAAGACCAAACACATGTTCGTCGATCTCGGCGACGGCACCTATTTCCATTCCGGACTGCTGGCGATCCGTCAGGCGGTCGCGGCGAAGGTGCCGGTCACCTACAAGATCCTCTACAACGACGCGGTCGCCATGACCGGCGGTCAGGCCGTCGACGGCACGCTGACCGTGCCGCAACTGACCCGTCAGCTTGAGGCGGAGGGCGTGCGCCGCATCGTGCTCGTCAGCGACAATCCCGATACCTATCGCGGCCGGCAGGACCTTGCCGCCGGTGTGCCGATCCATCACCGCGACGAGCTGATTTCGGTCGAGGAAGAGCTTGCCGCCTATCCGGGCGTTTCGGTGCTGATCTTCGATCAGGTCTGCGCGGCGGAGAAGCGTCGCCGGCGCAAGAAGGGCCAGATGGACGATCCGGCGCTGCGTCTCGTCATCAACGAGCGCGTCTGCGAGGATTGCGGCGACTGCTCGGTGCAGTCGAACTGCCTGTCGGTCGAGCCGCTCGCCACCGATTTCGGCACCAAGCGGACCATCAACCAGTCGAGCTGCAACAAGGATTTTTCCTGCGTGAAGGGCTTCTGCCCGTCCTTTGCCTGGGTTGAGGGCGGCACGGTGAAGAAGGCCGATGGGGCCGCGCTCGATATCGACGCGCTGAAAGCCGCTCTGCCGCTGCCGACGATGGCCGCGCTGGACCGGCCGCTCAATCTGCTGATCGCCGGTATTGGCGGCATGGGCGTCACGACGACGGCCGCCGTTCTCGCGATGGCCGCCCATGTCGACGGGCTCAACGCGACGACGCTCGACATGACCGGCCTTGCGCAAAAGGGCGGTCCGGTGACCTCGCATGTGCGCTTTGCGGCGAAGGACATGGCAATCGACGGGCCGCGCGTTCCGACCGCGAGCCTCGACGTGCTGCTCGCCTCCGACATGCTAGTCGCGGCCGGTAGCGACACGCTCTCGCTGATCGACCACGACCGCACGGTGACGCTCGGCAATGGCCGGGTCGCGCCGACGGCGGAATTCGTGCTGAAGCAGACGCAGTCCTTCGAGGCGGCAAAGCTCGCCGCGATCCTGCGCGAGGCCTCGGCCCGCACCGAGATCGCCGATCTTGCCGGCATTGCCGAAAAGCTGCTCGGTGACGCGATCTTCACCAACATGCTGGCGGTCGGCATGGCCTTCCAGCATGGCCTTCTGCCGATGTCGGTCGAGGCGATGGAAACCGCGATCCGGCTGAACGGCGCGGCGGTGGCAGCGAACCTCAAGGCGTTCCACGCCGGACGCGTCCTTGCGGCGGCGCCGGACAAGATCACCGGCCTGCTGCCGGCGGAAAAGATCGCCAAGGCGATGGATCTCGACGAGCGTATTGCGTTCCTCGCCGAAGAACTTGGCGCTTATCAGAATGCGGCCTATGCGGCGCGCTATGCCGCGCTGGTCGAGCGGGTGCGCGTTGCCGATGCGGCGCAGGGCAGCTCGATGCGGCTGACGGGGCTGGTGGCGGAAAGCCTCTACCGGCTGATGGCGGTGAAGGACGAGTACGAGGTCGCGCGGCTCTATGCGGCGCCGGCCTATCGCGAAGCGGTTGCCGCGCAGTTCGAGGATGGTGCGCGGCTGAAGGTGGTCATCGCGCCGCCTTTCGTGTCGGCAACCGATCCGGCGACAGGGCGGCCGAAGAAGCGCGCCTTCGGGCCGTGGATGCTGAAGGCTTTCGGCCTGCTTGCGAAGTTCAAGGGGCTGCGCGGTTCGGTGCTCGATCCGTTCTCCCGTCAGGCCGAACGCAAGGCCGAAAGGGCGCTTCTTGCCCGCTATGAAGCCGACATCGAGATGATCTTTTCTCAGCTTGGGACGACGTCCTACGGGCTTTTGTGCGAGATCGCCCGAGTGCCGGAACTGGTGCGCGGCTATGGCCCGGTAAAAATGGCCAACATGGAGAGCGCCGATAAGCGCCGCGCCATGCTGCTCGGCCAGCTTGCCATGGCCGACCTGCCCGGTCCGGCCGAGGTGGCTACACCGGCGCGCCGGGCCCGCCTTGAGGCGGTCGAGCGGATCACCGAAGCGGCGGAGTAG
- a CDS encoding AsnC family transcriptional regulator produces MPATSENFTLEPADIRILRILQNDASLPVAEVAKLAGMSQTPCWRRIKRLKEAGVVRQIVARIDREALGLEFVSYVFVKLGHPSRENMAEFDRMVNIWPEVVTCERITGAVDYLLKVVTEDIKSYDEFLRLKLLDNELVTDVQSRIVVSTVKDSAALPI; encoded by the coding sequence ATGCCCGCGACCTCGGAAAATTTCACACTTGAGCCCGCCGACATCCGCATCCTGCGAATCCTGCAGAACGACGCCTCCCTGCCGGTTGCCGAGGTGGCAAAACTCGCCGGCATGTCGCAAACGCCCTGCTGGCGCCGGATCAAGCGCCTGAAGGAGGCCGGCGTCGTCCGCCAGATCGTCGCGCGTATCGACCGCGAGGCGCTCGGCCTCGAATTCGTCTCCTATGTCTTCGTCAAGCTCGGCCACCCGAGCCGCGAGAACATGGCCGAGTTCGACCGCATGGTGAACATCTGGCCGGAGGTGGTGACCTGCGAGCGCATCACCGGCGCCGTCGACTATCTGCTCAAGGTCGTCACCGAGGACATCAAGTCCTATGACGAGTTCCTGCGGCTGAAGCTGCTTGACAACGAACTCGTCACCGATGTGCAGTCGCGCATTGTCGTCTCGACGGTGAAAGACAGCGCCGCCCTGCCGATCTGA
- a CDS encoding sodium:proton symporter: MPHSLSLIACPLAWLGRQGTLAVAVSAVLGICLPPLSALARPFLQEAVFALLVLAFLRVDITAIRGHLARPVLLVAIVVWMMVVVPVGLGIFGRASGLIHAAPEMMLALYIVAVTPPLMSGPAFAYLLGLDGALSLAILVLGMVLTPISAPLLAPLVLGSALPISAFALSLRLAGLLLGSVAVAYVLRRLLGNERVNAAREEINGLNVVLLFVFAVAVMDGVAANFAENPYLSTAVAILTVLIALGQIAVTMLVFIAQGGARAFVIALSAGNRNMSLIVAALGAAVPDFTWLYFALAQLPIYFLPLLVKPIATRLTRNG, translated from the coding sequence ATGCCGCATAGCCTGTCATTGATCGCCTGTCCGCTTGCCTGGCTCGGCCGCCAGGGTACACTCGCGGTCGCCGTCAGCGCTGTCCTCGGCATCTGCCTGCCGCCGCTGTCGGCGCTTGCCCGCCCGTTCCTGCAGGAAGCCGTGTTCGCGCTGCTCGTGCTCGCCTTCCTGCGCGTCGACATCACCGCGATCCGCGGCCATCTCGCCCGCCCCGTCCTGCTCGTTGCCATTGTGGTGTGGATGATGGTGGTCGTGCCCGTCGGCCTCGGCATCTTCGGCCGCGCCTCGGGGTTGATCCATGCGGCGCCCGAAATGATGCTGGCGCTCTATATCGTCGCCGTCACCCCGCCGCTGATGTCCGGGCCCGCTTTTGCCTATCTGCTCGGTCTCGATGGCGCACTGAGCCTCGCAATTCTGGTGCTCGGCATGGTCCTGACCCCAATTTCGGCGCCGCTGCTCGCGCCGCTGGTGCTTGGCTCCGCGCTGCCGATCTCCGCCTTTGCCCTGTCGCTGCGGCTCGCCGGCCTGCTGCTCGGCTCCGTCGCGGTCGCCTATGTCCTGCGCCGCCTGCTCGGCAACGAGCGGGTCAACGCCGCACGCGAGGAAATCAACGGGCTCAACGTCGTGCTTCTGTTCGTCTTCGCCGTTGCGGTGATGGACGGCGTCGCCGCGAACTTCGCCGAAAACCCCTACCTTTCGACGGCGGTCGCCATCCTGACCGTGCTGATCGCGCTCGGCCAGATCGCCGTGACCATGCTGGTCTTCATCGCGCAGGGCGGCGCCCGGGCCTTCGTCATCGCGCTCAGCGCCGGCAACCGCAACATGAGCCTGATCGTCGCCGCGCTCGGCGCCGCGGTTCCGGATTTCACATGGCTCTATTTCGCGCTTGCCCAGCTGCCGATCTATTTCCTGCCGCTGCTGGTCAAGCCGATCGCGACCCGCCTCACCCGCAACGGCTGA
- a CDS encoding adenylosuccinate lyase has product MIPRYSRPDMVAIWSPETKFRIWFEIEAHACDALAELGVIPKEAAKTIWEKGAAATFDIDRIDEIERETKHDVIAFLTHLAEIVGPDARFVHQGMTSSDVLDTCFNVQLVRAADLLLADMDALLAAIKRRAFEHKDTVCIGRSHGIHAEPVTFGLKMAEAYAEFDRCKKRLEFARAEIATCAISGAVGTFANIDPRVEEHVAEKLGLIAEPVSTQVIPRDRHAMFFSVLGVIASSIERLAVEVRHLQRTEVLEAEEFFSKGQKGSSAMPHKRNPVLTENLTGLARLVRSFAIPAMENVALWHERDISHSSVERMIGPDATVTLDFALSRLTGVVDKLMVYPERMVGNMDRLGGLVHSQRILLALTQAGCSREDAYRLVQRNAMKVWESYQVSGSADVDFLTELLNDADVRSYLDENAIRERFDLGYHTKHVDTIFNRVFGEA; this is encoded by the coding sequence ATGATCCCGCGCTATTCGCGCCCCGACATGGTCGCCATCTGGTCGCCCGAGACCAAGTTCCGCATCTGGTTCGAAATCGAGGCGCACGCCTGCGACGCGCTCGCCGAACTCGGCGTCATCCCCAAAGAAGCCGCCAAGACCATCTGGGAAAAGGGCGCCGCCGCGACCTTCGACATCGACCGTATCGACGAAATCGAGCGCGAGACCAAGCACGACGTCATCGCCTTCCTGACGCATCTTGCCGAGATCGTGGGCCCGGACGCCCGCTTCGTCCATCAGGGCATGACCTCCTCGGACGTGCTCGACACCTGCTTCAACGTGCAGCTGGTACGCGCCGCCGACCTGCTGCTGGCCGACATGGACGCCCTGCTCGCCGCCATCAAGCGCCGCGCTTTCGAGCACAAGGACACCGTCTGCATCGGCCGCTCGCACGGCATCCACGCCGAGCCGGTCACCTTCGGCCTGAAGATGGCCGAGGCCTATGCCGAGTTCGACCGCTGCAAGAAGCGGCTTGAATTCGCCCGCGCCGAAATCGCCACCTGCGCCATTTCCGGCGCCGTCGGCACCTTCGCCAACATCGACCCGCGGGTCGAGGAACACGTCGCGGAAAAACTCGGCCTCATCGCCGAGCCGGTCTCGACGCAGGTCATCCCGCGCGACCGCCACGCCATGTTCTTCTCCGTGCTCGGCGTCATCGCCTCCTCGATCGAGCGCCTCGCCGTCGAGGTCCGCCACCTGCAGCGCACCGAAGTGCTCGAGGCCGAGGAGTTTTTCTCCAAGGGCCAGAAGGGTTCCTCGGCGATGCCGCACAAGCGCAACCCGGTGCTGACCGAGAACCTCACCGGCCTCGCCCGCCTGGTGCGCTCCTTCGCCATTCCGGCGATGGAGAACGTCGCGCTGTGGCATGAGCGCGATATCTCGCACTCCTCGGTCGAGCGCATGATCGGCCCGGACGCGACGGTCACTCTCGACTTCGCGCTCTCCCGCCTCACCGGCGTCGTCGACAAGCTGATGGTTTACCCTGAGCGCATGGTCGGCAACATGGATCGCCTCGGCGGTCTGGTGCACTCGCAGCGCATCCTGCTGGCCCTCACCCAGGCCGGCTGCTCGCGCGAGGACGCCTACCGCCTCGTCCAGCGCAACGCCATGAAGGTGTGGGAGAGCTATCAGGTATCGGGCAGCGCCGACGTCGATTTCCTGACCGAGCTCTTGAACGATGCCGATGTGCGTTCCTATCTGGATGAGAACGCAATCCGCGAGCGCTTCGACCTCGGCTACCACACCAAGCACGTTGATACGATCTTCAACCGGGTGTTCGGCGAGGCCTGA
- a CDS encoding alpha/beta hydrolase: MKVADADLLLLPDRGGLDADHWQARWEDKLSTARRVEQADWHTPDREDWVARLVAEVEAATRPVVLVAHGLGVLTAIHAAPLLPPGRVVAGYFVALHDPEDEALREAGFTPAPRDPLPFPALLVASRTDATCAFPVAEDYGYAWGTMVIDAGDVGHIDSASGHGPWPEGSLTLGRILGQINPES; encoded by the coding sequence ATGAAAGTCGCTGACGCCGATCTGCTGCTGCTGCCCGACCGCGGCGGCCTCGATGCCGACCACTGGCAGGCACGCTGGGAGGACAAGCTCTCCACCGCCCGCCGTGTCGAGCAGGCGGACTGGCACACGCCCGACCGCGAAGACTGGGTCGCCCGCCTCGTCGCCGAGGTCGAGGCGGCAACGCGCCCGGTGGTGCTCGTCGCCCACGGGCTCGGCGTGTTGACGGCGATCCACGCCGCACCGCTGCTGCCGCCCGGCCGCGTGGTGGCCGGCTATTTCGTTGCCCTGCACGACCCGGAAGACGAAGCGCTGCGCGAGGCGGGCTTCACGCCGGCACCGCGCGATCCTCTGCCCTTTCCGGCACTGCTCGTCGCCAGCCGCACCGATGCCACCTGCGCGTTCCCGGTTGCCGAAGACTACGGCTATGCCTGGGGCACGATGGTCATCGACGCCGGCGATGTCGGCCATATCGACAGCGCCAGCGGTCACGGCCCCTGGCCGGAAGGGTCGCTGACGCTTGGCCGCATCCTCGGCCAGATCAATCCCGAGAGCTGA
- a CDS encoding hydroxyacid aldolase, with protein sequence MTDQTAILADRLRAGETVLSAWSTIAEPILGETMGRAGYGAVTLDMQHGLHNTDSIARGIVGLTAAGVPAVVRVPVGDFAMASRAIDFGAAAVIAPMINSVEDAQRFVEFMKFPPVGGRSWGPQRAVALHGSDIGSYLADANDRTLAFGMIETREAMDALDDILAVEGIDGVFVGPSDLSIALTGAAAVDAQGEGTKQAAAAIAARARDAGRTAAIFCSSMEHATWAREAGFRFIAYGVDSALLASSSRDIVEGFLER encoded by the coding sequence ATGACCGATCAAACCGCAATTCTCGCTGACCGGCTGCGCGCTGGCGAAACCGTTCTTTCCGCCTGGTCGACGATTGCCGAGCCGATCCTCGGCGAGACGATGGGGCGGGCCGGCTATGGCGCGGTCACGCTCGACATGCAGCACGGCCTGCACAACACCGACAGCATCGCGCGCGGCATTGTGGGTCTGACGGCGGCCGGCGTTCCAGCCGTGGTGCGCGTTCCGGTCGGCGATTTCGCGATGGCCAGCCGGGCGATTGATTTCGGCGCAGCGGCCGTCATCGCGCCGATGATCAACTCGGTCGAGGATGCGCAGCGGTTCGTCGAGTTCATGAAGTTCCCGCCGGTTGGCGGGCGCAGCTGGGGCCCGCAGCGCGCGGTTGCCCTGCATGGCAGCGATATCGGCAGCTATCTCGCCGACGCCAATGATCGCACGCTGGCCTTTGGGATGATCGAGACGCGAGAGGCGATGGACGCGCTTGACGACATTCTCGCGGTCGAAGGTATCGACGGCGTGTTCGTCGGCCCGTCCGACCTTTCGATCGCGCTGACCGGTGCGGCTGCCGTCGATGCGCAGGGTGAGGGCACCAAGCAGGCAGCGGCGGCGATTGCCGCGCGTGCCCGCGATGCAGGTAGGACGGCGGCGATCTTCTGCTCCAGCATGGAACACGCGACATGGGCGCGCGAGGCGGGCTTTCGTTTCATCGCCTATGGCGTCGACTCAGCGCTGCTGGCGTCGTCGTCGCGCGATATCGTTGAGGGTTTTCTGGAGCGTTGA
- a CDS encoding DUF1476 domain-containing protein produces MTTFDKREEAFEKKFAHDEELQFKAGARRNKLLGLWAAEKLGLDGDKAAEYAKEVVRADFEEAGDEDVYRKIRADFDAAGVDETEHQIRRVMSELLVTAMEQVKAEA; encoded by the coding sequence ATGACCACGTTTGATAAGCGCGAGGAAGCGTTCGAGAAGAAGTTCGCTCATGATGAGGAACTTCAGTTCAAAGCCGGCGCGCGCCGCAACAAGCTCCTTGGCCTGTGGGCTGCGGAAAAGCTCGGCCTCGACGGCGACAAGGCCGCCGAATATGCCAAGGAAGTCGTCCGCGCCGATTTCGAGGAAGCTGGCGACGAAGACGTCTATCGCAAGATCCGTGCGGACTTCGATGCCGCTGGTGTCGACGAGACCGAACATCAGATCCGTCGCGTTATGAGCGAATTGCTCGTTACCGCGATGGAACAGGTCAAGGCCGAAGCCTGA
- a CDS encoding phosphoribosylaminoimidazolesuccinocarboxamide synthase, with protein sequence MNRRRRIYEGKAKILYEGPEPGTLIQHFKDDATAFNAKKHEIVDGKGVLNNRISEYIFNQLNSMGIPTHFIRRLNMREQLIREVEIIPLEIVVRNVAAGSLSKRLGIEEGTQLPRSIIEFYYKNDELDDPMVTEEHITAFGWASPQEIDDMMALAIRVNDFLAGLFLGVGIRLVDFKIECGRLWENEMMRIVVADEISPDSCRLWDTNSNDKLDKDRFRRDMGGMLEAYQEVARRLGILNDNERPTTSGPRLVQ encoded by the coding sequence ATGAACCGACGCCGCCGCATTTACGAAGGCAAGGCCAAGATCCTTTATGAAGGCCCGGAGCCGGGCACCCTCATCCAGCATTTCAAGGATGACGCGACCGCCTTCAATGCAAAGAAGCACGAGATCGTCGACGGCAAGGGCGTGCTCAACAACCGCATTTCCGAATATATCTTCAACCAGCTGAACAGCATGGGCATCCCGACCCATTTCATCCGCCGGCTGAACATGCGCGAACAGCTGATTCGCGAAGTCGAGATCATCCCGCTCGAAATCGTGGTGCGTAACGTTGCCGCCGGCTCGCTGTCGAAGCGCCTCGGCATCGAGGAAGGCACCCAGCTGCCGCGTTCGATCATCGAGTTCTATTACAAGAACGACGAGCTCGACGACCCGATGGTCACAGAAGAGCACATCACCGCGTTTGGCTGGGCCAGCCCGCAGGAGATCGACGACATGATGGCGCTCGCCATTCGCGTCAACGACTTCCTCGCCGGCCTGTTCCTCGGCGTCGGCATCCGCCTGGTCGATTTCAAGATCGAGTGCGGTCGCCTTTGGGAAAACGAGATGATGCGCATCGTCGTCGCCGACGAGATCTCGCCCGACTCCTGCCGGCTGTGGGATACGAACAGCAACGACAAGCTCGACAAGGACCGCTTCCGCCGCGACATGGGCGGCATGCTGGAAGCCTATCAGGAAGTCGCGCGCCGGCTCGGCATCCTCAACGACAACGAGCGTCCGACCACCAGCGGCCCGCGTCTCGTCCAGTAG
- a CDS encoding phosphoribosylformylglycinamidine synthase yields MKARITVTLKNGVLDPQGKAIEKALGALGFDGVDGVRQGKVIDIELTETDRAKAEAALTEMCEKLLANTVIENYSIDIA; encoded by the coding sequence ATGAAGGCGCGCATCACCGTCACCTTGAAGAACGGCGTTCTCGACCCGCAGGGCAAGGCCATCGAAAAGGCGCTCGGCGCGCTTGGCTTCGACGGCGTCGATGGCGTCCGCCAGGGCAAGGTCATCGACATCGAACTCACCGAGACCGACCGCGCCAAGGCCGAAGCCGCGCTTACCGAAATGTGCGAGAAGCTGCTCGCCAACACCGTCATCGAGAACTATTCGATCGACATCGCATAA
- a CDS encoding DUF4336 domain-containing protein, with amino-acid sequence MSCLTLYEPINTLKPIGDSIWIVDGPEIGFRVLFLSVPFPTRMTVVRLSDGRLWVHSPTPLTPSLKDEIDALGPVAFLIAPNRIHYWWVADWQKAYPHAAVHVAPRVLEQAKERLTTVDAELGADPPAEWADEIDQVLVPGDYMSEAVFFHRASRTVILTDLIENFETDRITCFWLRTLVKLAGITHPNGTIPPDLRQTFRRNRGKVREAVEKILNWDAEKVVMAHGRWYRENGAAELARAFRWAM; translated from the coding sequence ATGTCGTGCCTGACGCTCTACGAACCGATCAACACGCTGAAACCCATCGGCGACTCGATCTGGATCGTCGACGGACCGGAAATCGGTTTCCGCGTGCTCTTTCTGTCCGTTCCCTTCCCGACCCGCATGACCGTCGTCCGGCTTTCCGACGGCCGCCTCTGGGTTCACTCGCCAACGCCCCTCACCCCTTCGCTGAAAGACGAGATCGACGCGCTCGGCCCGGTCGCCTTCCTGATCGCCCCGAACCGCATCCACTACTGGTGGGTCGCCGACTGGCAGAAAGCCTATCCGCACGCTGCCGTTCACGTTGCGCCGCGGGTCCTTGAGCAGGCCAAAGAGCGGCTGACGACGGTTGATGCGGAACTCGGCGCCGACCCGCCCGCCGAATGGGCCGACGAGATCGACCAGGTCCTCGTGCCAGGCGACTATATGTCGGAGGCGGTGTTCTTCCACCGTGCCTCGCGCACCGTGATCCTCACCGACCTGATCGAGAATTTCGAGACCGACCGCATCACCTGCTTCTGGCTGCGCACGCTGGTGAAGCTTGCCGGCATCACCCATCCGAACGGCACCATCCCGCCCGACCTGCGCCAGACCTTCCGCCGGAATCGGGGGAAAGTGCGCGAAGCGGTGGAAAAAATCCTCAATTGGGACGCCGAAAAAGTGGTAATGGCGCACGGGCGATGGTATCGCGAGAACGGTGCCGCCGAGCTTGCCCGCGCCTTCCGCTGGGCGATGTAG
- a CDS encoding phosphoribosylformylglycinamidine synthase subunit PurQ — protein MKSAVIVFPGSNRDRDMMDALRWVTGHEPISVWHGDHDIPDVDLIVVPGGFSYGDYLRSGAIAARSPIMADVIKKAAAGVSVLGVCNGFQILTEAGLLPGALMRNAKLHFICKDVHLRIENATTRFTGAYTTGQVIRCPVAHHDGNYFADEDTLNRIEGEGRVVFRYCNADGTMTAAANPNGSQHNIAGVINEAGNVLGMMPHPENLVVEHQGGTDGAPLFQSIMKLSA, from the coding sequence ATGAAATCCGCCGTAATCGTCTTCCCCGGCTCCAACCGCGACCGCGACATGATGGATGCGCTGCGCTGGGTCACCGGCCACGAGCCGATCTCGGTCTGGCATGGCGATCACGATATTCCCGACGTCGACCTCATCGTCGTTCCGGGCGGCTTCTCCTACGGCGACTATCTGCGCTCCGGCGCGATTGCCGCGCGCAGCCCGATCATGGCCGACGTGATCAAGAAGGCCGCCGCCGGCGTCTCCGTTCTCGGCGTGTGCAACGGCTTCCAGATCCTCACCGAAGCCGGCCTCCTGCCCGGCGCGCTGATGCGCAACGCCAAGCTCCACTTCATCTGCAAGGACGTGCACCTGCGCATCGAGAACGCGACCACCCGCTTCACCGGCGCCTACACGACCGGTCAGGTGATCCGCTGCCCGGTCGCCCATCACGACGGCAACTATTTCGCCGACGAGGACACGCTGAACCGCATCGAGGGCGAAGGCCGCGTCGTGTTCCGCTACTGCAATGCCGACGGCACGATGACGGCGGCCGCCAACCCGAACGGCTCGCAGCACAACATTGCCGGCGTCATCAACGAGGCCGGCAACGTGCTCGGCATGATGCCCCATCCGGAAAACCTGGTCGTCGAGCATCAGGGCGGCACCGACGGTGCACCGCTGTTCCAGTCGATCATGAAGCTCAGCGCCTAG